The Pseudomonas allokribbensis genome has a window encoding:
- a CDS encoding MacB family efflux pump subunit: protein MSSASNLHGWTPDPVKDELPVTPLLALEGVQRWFAEGEARTHVLRDVNLTIAAGEMVAIVGPSGSGKSSLMNILGCLDRPSAGRYSINGADMAEMSSDELATLRREHFGFIFQRFHLLSHLSAEANVQVPAIYADQPFTEHRQKARGLLQRLGLGQRMLHRPAQLSGGQQQRVSIARALINGGAVVLADEPTGSLDSRSGEEVMAILRELHRSGHTIIIVTHDSQVAQYADRIIEIHDGEIVGDRLNADRKVLAAPVTEPGDIPQTRERDATAVHWRRFSEAFKMAWISLRSHRMRTLLTMLGIVIGIASVVSVVALGQGAQTRVLRDISAMGTHTIDVYPGKDWGDEQAASIRTLQPVDLRIIQAQSWVDSVSAMVNGSRTIRYRNLHVSATVNGVSQDYFQVMGIRVTQGAMFNAGDVMRRAQTLIIDHNTRQRLFKDWEQPLGKVILVGGLPCTVVGVMESRDDGFSGPSLQVYLPYTTVMGRLLGQSHFNSIKVRLKEQVASPAAEQALQTLLVARHGRADFFLSSSDSILKIVQKTTDTLTLLISAVAFISLLVGGIGVMNIMLVSVTERTREIGIRMAVGARRADILQQFLIEAVLVCLLGGLLGVLLSLLISQVFGYFVQAIVMEFTALAMISACLCSLLVGVLFGYIPARNAARLDPIQALSRE from the coding sequence ATGAGCAGCGCCAGTAATCTTCATGGCTGGACGCCAGACCCCGTGAAAGACGAGCTGCCGGTCACGCCGTTGTTGGCTCTTGAAGGCGTGCAGCGTTGGTTCGCCGAGGGTGAGGCACGGACCCATGTGCTGCGCGACGTGAACCTGACCATCGCCGCCGGTGAAATGGTAGCGATCGTCGGGCCGTCGGGCTCTGGAAAATCCAGTCTGATGAATATCCTCGGATGCCTGGATCGTCCCTCTGCTGGCCGCTACAGCATCAACGGTGCTGACATGGCCGAAATGAGTAGCGATGAGCTGGCGACGCTGCGTCGTGAGCATTTCGGATTCATTTTTCAGCGCTTTCATTTGCTGTCGCATCTGAGTGCGGAGGCCAACGTGCAGGTACCGGCCATTTACGCCGATCAGCCGTTTACCGAGCATCGGCAAAAGGCCAGGGGGCTGCTGCAACGTCTCGGTCTGGGTCAGCGCATGCTGCATCGGCCAGCGCAACTCTCCGGTGGGCAGCAGCAACGGGTCAGCATTGCCCGTGCGCTGATCAATGGCGGTGCGGTTGTTCTGGCCGACGAGCCCACCGGCTCGCTGGACTCGCGCAGTGGCGAGGAGGTGATGGCGATCCTGCGTGAACTGCATCGCAGCGGTCACACGATCATTATCGTGACCCATGACTCGCAGGTGGCGCAGTACGCAGACCGCATCATCGAGATACATGATGGCGAAATCGTCGGTGATCGTTTGAATGCCGACCGCAAGGTGCTTGCGGCGCCGGTCACCGAGCCAGGCGACATCCCGCAAACTCGGGAGCGTGACGCGACGGCGGTGCATTGGCGCCGCTTCAGCGAGGCCTTCAAGATGGCCTGGATCTCTCTGCGCAGCCATCGCATGCGCACATTGCTGACCATGCTCGGGATCGTCATCGGTATTGCCTCGGTGGTTTCGGTGGTAGCGCTGGGGCAGGGCGCACAGACCCGGGTGCTGCGTGATATCAGTGCGATGGGCACCCATACCATCGATGTTTATCCCGGCAAGGATTGGGGGGATGAGCAGGCAGCTTCAATCCGGACATTGCAGCCCGTGGACTTGCGGATCATCCAGGCGCAGTCCTGGGTAGACAGTGTTTCTGCGATGGTCAATGGCAGCCGGACGATTCGTTACCGCAATCTGCATGTCAGTGCCACGGTCAATGGTGTCAGCCAGGATTACTTTCAGGTGATGGGCATCCGCGTGACCCAGGGCGCGATGTTCAATGCGGGCGATGTGATGCGCCGCGCTCAGACACTGATCATTGACCACAACACTCGACAACGGCTGTTCAAGGACTGGGAGCAACCGCTGGGCAAAGTCATCCTGGTTGGTGGCCTGCCTTGTACGGTGGTGGGGGTCATGGAAAGTCGCGATGACGGTTTTTCAGGGCCGAGCCTGCAAGTCTATTTGCCTTATACGACGGTAATGGGGCGCTTGTTGGGGCAGAGCCATTTCAATTCGATCAAGGTTCGGCTCAAGGAGCAGGTTGCCAGTCCCGCGGCAGAACAAGCACTGCAAACATTGTTGGTGGCACGTCATGGGCGCGCGGATTTTTTCCTCAGTTCCAGCGACAGCATCCTGAAAATCGTACAGAAAACCACGGACACCCTGACGCTGCTGATCTCTGCCGTGGCGTTCATTTCGCTTTTGGTCGGTGGTATCGGGGTGATGAATATCATGCTGGTATCGGTCACCGAGCGTACCCGGGAGATTGGCATCCGCATGGCCGTCGGCGCGCGGCGCGCGGACATTCTGCAGCAGTTTTTGATCGAGGCTGTGCTGGTCTGTCTGCTGGGGGGCTTGTTGGGCGTCCTGCTTTCGTTGTTGATCAGCCAGGTGTTCGGCTACTTCGTGCAGGCAATCGTTATGGAGTTCACGGCTCTGGCCATGATTTCAGCGTGTTTGTGTTCGCTGCTGGTCGGCGTGTTGTTCGGTTATATCCCGGCGCGCAATGCCGCCCGGCTTGATCCCATTCAGGCGTTGTCCCGAGAATGA
- a CDS encoding efflux RND transporter periplasmic adaptor subunit, producing MVFFSRSRIVFGTLPVVALLVWFVWGQGWGTPPKKFLTATVTVEDLEETVLASGTVKPFQQVSVGAQVNGQLQSLKAGLGDTVRQGQLLAEIDPLLPQNELLKSRAALLSVRAQYKARQAMIRQYELDFRRKQSLVASEAGSRADLEIAEAQLQSSRAELASLAAQISQAEIEIRIAEVNLGYTRISAPMDGEVIAVVTRQGQTVVSAQSVPTLLILARLDRMTVEARISEADVVRVKAGQAVSFNILGDPDRRFTSHIRAVEPAPESIARQDQMQGGGGSTTGGADAAVYYNALFDVPNDDRSLRTSMTAQVSVLLDSVRKATTVSVAALGKRAADGRYEVRRLVDGQPQTVLVTTGLRNDLSVQVLDGLKENDEVVLGEEPEPR from the coding sequence ATGGTTTTTTTCTCTCGCTCCCGAATCGTGTTCGGGACGCTGCCCGTTGTTGCCTTGTTGGTCTGGTTTGTATGGGGCCAAGGCTGGGGCACCCCTCCAAAGAAATTCCTGACAGCGACCGTCACCGTTGAAGATCTTGAAGAGACCGTATTGGCCAGTGGTACGGTCAAGCCCTTTCAGCAAGTCAGCGTCGGCGCGCAGGTCAATGGGCAACTCCAGAGTCTGAAAGCCGGGTTGGGTGATACGGTTCGCCAGGGTCAGCTGTTGGCTGAAATCGACCCGTTGCTGCCACAGAATGAATTGCTCAAATCCCGGGCTGCGTTGCTCAGTGTCCGCGCGCAATACAAAGCCCGGCAGGCGATGATCCGCCAGTACGAACTTGATTTTCGTCGCAAGCAAAGCCTGGTTGCCAGTGAAGCCGGATCGCGGGCCGATCTGGAAATTGCCGAGGCGCAGCTGCAAAGTTCGCGCGCCGAGCTGGCATCCCTGGCTGCGCAGATTTCCCAAGCGGAGATAGAAATCAGGATCGCCGAAGTCAACCTCGGATATACGCGGATCAGTGCGCCGATGGACGGCGAGGTCATTGCCGTGGTGACCAGACAGGGCCAGACCGTCGTTTCCGCACAGAGTGTCCCGACATTGCTGATACTTGCCCGTCTGGACCGGATGACGGTCGAAGCGCGAATTTCGGAAGCTGACGTGGTTCGGGTCAAGGCGGGCCAGGCCGTGTCCTTCAATATTCTGGGTGATCCGGACCGGCGTTTTACCAGCCATATACGGGCGGTAGAGCCTGCGCCCGAGTCCATTGCCCGGCAGGATCAAATGCAGGGTGGCGGTGGCTCGACTACCGGCGGCGCCGATGCAGCGGTGTACTACAACGCGCTGTTTGACGTACCCAATGACGATCGTTCGTTGCGCACCTCGATGACGGCGCAGGTCAGCGTTCTGCTCGACTCGGTGCGCAAAGCCACAACGGTCTCGGTGGCTGCGCTGGGCAAGCGTGCCGCTGACGGTCGCTACGAAGTTCGCCGACTGGTGGATGGTCAGCCGCAGACGGTGCTGGTGACAACCGGGTTGCGAAATGACCTGAGCGTTCAGGTGCTGGACGGGCTCAAGGAAAATGACGAAGTCGTTCTCGGCGAAGAGCCGGAGCCTCGATGA
- the flgE gene encoding flagellar hook protein FlgE — protein MSFNIGLSGLYAANKQLDVTGNNIANVATAGFKSSRAEFEDVYSATRLGSGSKVIGNGVRLANVSQQFTQGDINNTGNVLDMGINGSGFFTMSNNGSISYTRAGTFKVDDKGFITNTDYTSRLQGYGVDANGKVINGVLTDLKIDTSNLAPKSSSLVTSTINLNSTAPVIDDTVPAGKFDPTNLATYTKSFSTPIYDSQGNMHPMDQYVVKTGANTWKVYTLVDGRNPDATGSDPKTTPPVASTMTFDSAGKLTQVSTPSTLPPPAPNPIISSDLKISGWVPGNVVNGTFKPNGAAANPAGITISMASTTQYNADTARSIPTQDGYATGQITNLTIDGTGTLFANFSNNQNKAIGQVALASFTNEQGLQAIGGTSWKETFASGIPGYDAPETGTLGSIQSNSLEESNVNLTNELVDLIKGQSNYQANAKTISTQSTIMQTIIQMT, from the coding sequence ATGTCTTTCAATATCGGCCTTAGCGGTCTCTATGCAGCCAACAAGCAACTGGACGTGACCGGCAACAACATCGCCAACGTCGCGACCGCCGGTTTCAAATCGTCCCGCGCAGAATTCGAAGACGTCTACTCGGCGACTCGCCTGGGTAGCGGCAGCAAGGTCATCGGCAACGGCGTGCGCCTGGCCAACGTTTCCCAGCAGTTCACCCAGGGTGACATCAACAACACCGGTAACGTGCTGGACATGGGCATCAACGGCTCCGGTTTCTTCACCATGAGCAACAACGGCTCGATTTCCTATACCCGTGCCGGTACGTTCAAGGTCGACGACAAGGGTTTCATCACCAACACCGACTACACCTCGCGCCTGCAAGGTTATGGTGTGGATGCCAACGGCAAGGTCATCAACGGCGTACTGACCGACCTGAAGATCGACACCTCGAACCTGGCGCCGAAGTCCTCCTCGCTGGTGACCTCGACCATCAACCTGAACTCGACCGCCCCGGTGATCGACGACACAGTGCCGGCCGGCAAATTCGACCCGACCAACCTGGCGACCTACACCAAGTCGTTCAGCACCCCGATCTATGACAGCCAGGGCAACATGCACCCGATGGATCAGTACGTGGTGAAAACCGGTGCCAACACCTGGAAGGTCTACACCCTGGTCGACGGTCGCAACCCGGATGCTACCGGCAGTGATCCGAAAACCACCCCGCCGGTGGCTTCAACCATGACCTTTGACTCGGCTGGCAAGCTGACTCAGGTCAGCACGCCAAGCACCTTGCCGCCTCCGGCACCGAACCCGATCATCAGCAGTGACCTGAAGATCAGCGGTTGGGTACCAGGCAATGTCGTCAACGGTACCTTCAAGCCTAACGGTGCAGCAGCAAACCCGGCCGGCATCACCATTTCGATGGCCAGTACCACTCAGTACAACGCCGACACCGCGCGCTCGATCCCGACTCAGGACGGTTATGCCACTGGCCAGATCACTAACCTGACCATCGACGGCACCGGTACCCTGTTCGCAAACTTCAGCAACAACCAGAACAAGGCCATCGGCCAGGTTGCGCTGGCCAGCTTCACCAACGAACAAGGCTTGCAAGCGATCGGTGGTACCAGCTGGAAGGAAACCTTCGCGTCGGGGATTCCGGGTTATGACGCTCCGGAAACCGGCACCCTGGGCTCCATCCAGTCCAACTCGCTGGAAGAGTCCAACGTTAACCTGACCAACGAGCTGGTAGACCTGATCAAGGGCCAGAGCAACTATCAGGCGAACGCCAAGACCATCTCCACCCAGAGCACCATCATGCAGACCATCATTCAGATGACCTGA
- the flgD gene encoding flagellar hook assembly protein FlgD codes for MSVSDTTSSLSMKDILANSSKKTSSTTDGIASATNSSTGGQALGKDAFLQLLVTQLKNQNPLDPQDNSAFVAQLAQFSSLEGITTLNSTVSSLAGNYNSSQALQASSLVGRNVIVQTNSVQLDDPSKGMTGSVTVPSSIAGGTVSITDSSGTIVRTLDLGSRAAGAASFTWDGKDKDGNLVKTGTYTVKANASINGTATDMATYLPATVTSVTISQTGGELMLNLSGKGTVALSKVQTIGI; via the coding sequence ATGAGTGTTTCCGATACCACCAGCAGCCTGAGCATGAAGGACATCCTGGCGAACTCGTCGAAAAAGACCAGTTCGACAACCGATGGCATTGCTTCGGCCACTAACAGTTCCACCGGCGGCCAGGCCCTGGGCAAGGACGCGTTCCTGCAATTGCTGGTAACCCAGCTGAAAAACCAGAACCCGCTCGACCCGCAGGACAACAGCGCATTCGTTGCCCAGTTGGCGCAGTTCAGCAGCCTCGAGGGTATTACTACCCTCAACAGCACCGTGAGTTCGCTGGCCGGCAATTACAACTCGTCGCAAGCCCTGCAGGCTTCTTCGCTGGTCGGTCGCAACGTGATCGTGCAGACCAACTCGGTCCAGCTCGACGATCCGAGCAAAGGCATGACCGGTTCGGTCACCGTTCCGTCGTCGATTGCCGGCGGCACCGTCAGCATCACCGACAGCAGCGGCACGATTGTTCGTACCCTCGATCTGGGCAGTCGCGCCGCAGGCGCCGCGAGCTTCACCTGGGACGGCAAGGACAAGGACGGCAACCTGGTCAAGACCGGTACCTATACCGTCAAGGCCAACGCATCGATCAACGGCACCGCGACCGATATGGCGACCTACCTGCCGGCCACCGTCACCAGCGTGACGATCAGCCAGACCGGCGGCGAGCTGATGCTCAACCTGTCCGGCAAGGGCACCGTTGCCCTGTCCAAAGTACAAACCATTGGTATATAG
- the flgC gene encoding flagellar basal body rod protein FlgC gives MSLSSVFNIAGSGMSAQTTRLNTVASNIANAETVSSSIDQTYRARHPVFATMFQGGQSGGSNSLFQNQDAAGQGVQVMGVVEDQSNLEARYEPNHPAADAKGYVYYPNVNVVEEMADMISASRSFQTNAEMMNTAKTMMQKVLTLGQ, from the coding sequence ATGTCCCTGTCCAGCGTTTTCAACATTGCCGGCAGCGGCATGAGCGCACAGACCACGCGTTTGAACACCGTGGCTTCGAACATCGCCAACGCCGAAACCGTCTCGTCGAGCATCGACCAGACCTATCGCGCCCGTCACCCGGTGTTCGCCACCATGTTCCAGGGCGGCCAGAGCGGCGGCAGCAACTCGCTGTTCCAGAACCAGGACGCGGCCGGCCAGGGCGTGCAGGTCATGGGCGTGGTCGAAGACCAGAGCAACCTCGAAGCGCGCTACGAGCCGAACCATCCGGCCGCCGACGCCAAGGGCTACGTCTACTACCCGAACGTCAACGTGGTGGAAGAAATGGCTGACATGATTTCCGCGAGCCGTTCGTTCCAGACCAACGCCGAAATGATGAACACGGCCAAAACCATGATGCAGAAGGTGCTGACCCTCGGTCAGTAA
- the flgB gene encoding flagellar basal body rod protein FlgB, which yields MSISFDKALGIHEKALGFRAQRAEVLANNIANADTPNYKARDLEFSKVLEAQSQKNANGTIALNMTNSRHIEAEGLGNGDESLMYRTPMQPSIDQNTVDAQLEQSNYAENAVGFQASFTLLNSKFKGLVSALRGE from the coding sequence ATGAGCATCAGCTTCGATAAAGCGCTCGGAATTCACGAAAAAGCCCTGGGCTTCCGCGCCCAGCGTGCCGAAGTCCTGGCCAACAACATCGCCAACGCCGACACCCCGAACTACAAGGCTCGGGATCTGGAGTTCTCCAAAGTGCTCGAAGCACAGAGCCAGAAGAACGCCAACGGCACTATCGCCCTGAACATGACCAACAGCCGTCACATCGAAGCTGAAGGTCTGGGCAATGGCGACGAGTCGCTGATGTATCGCACGCCGATGCAGCCGTCGATCGACCAGAACACCGTTGATGCCCAACTGGAACAGTCGAACTACGCGGAAAACGCCGTCGGCTTCCAGGCCAGCTTCACGCTGCTCAACAGCAAATTCAAAGGGCTGGTGTCAGCCCTGCGCGGAGAGTAA
- the cheR gene encoding protein-glutamate O-methyltransferase CheR: MSTGNLDFEQFRVFLEKACGILLGENKQYLVSSRLNKLMEQQGIKSLGELVQRIQTQPRSGLREQVVDAMTTNETLWFRDTYPFEVLKNKVLPEAIKAAPNQRLRIWSAACSSGQEPYSLSMSIDEFERTNIGQLKMGVQIVATDLSGSMLTNCKTGEYDSLAIGRGLSADRLQRYFDPKGPGRWVIKAPIKNRVEFRSFNLLDSYASLGKFDIVFCRNVLIYFSAEVKKDILLRIHSTLKPGGYLFLGASEALNGLPDHYQMVQCSPGIIYQAK; this comes from the coding sequence TTGTCTACGGGTAATTTGGATTTCGAACAGTTCCGGGTCTTCCTGGAAAAAGCCTGTGGCATTTTGCTCGGTGAAAACAAGCAGTACCTGGTCTCGAGCCGTCTCAACAAACTGATGGAGCAGCAAGGCATCAAGTCCCTGGGTGAGCTGGTACAGCGCATCCAGACCCAGCCGCGCAGCGGTTTGCGCGAGCAGGTGGTCGATGCCATGACGACCAACGAAACCCTGTGGTTTCGCGACACCTATCCGTTTGAAGTCTTGAAGAACAAGGTGCTGCCCGAAGCGATCAAGGCTGCTCCCAACCAGCGTCTGCGGATCTGGTCGGCGGCGTGCTCGTCGGGTCAGGAACCCTATTCGCTGTCGATGTCGATCGACGAGTTCGAACGGACCAACATCGGCCAGTTGAAAATGGGCGTACAGATCGTTGCCACGGATCTGTCCGGCAGCATGCTGACCAACTGCAAGACCGGCGAGTACGACAGCCTGGCGATCGGTCGCGGCTTGTCCGCCGATCGTCTGCAGCGCTACTTCGACCCGAAAGGGCCGGGGCGCTGGGTGATCAAGGCGCCGATCAAGAACCGGGTGGAGTTCCGCTCGTTCAACTTGCTCGACAGCTACGCAAGCCTTGGCAAGTTCGACATCGTGTTCTGCCGCAACGTGCTGATCTACTTCTCCGCCGAGGTGAAGAAAGACATCCTGTTGCGTATCCACAGCACGCTGAAGCCGGGCGGTTATCTGTTCCTCGGCGCTTCCGAAGCGCTGAACGGTTTGCCGGACCATTACCAGATGGTCCAGTGCAGCCCGGGGATCATTTACCAGGCGAAGTGA
- a CDS encoding chemotaxis protein CheV — MAGVMDSVNQRTQLVGQNRLELLLFRLDGQQLYGINVFKVREVLQCPQLTLMPKSSPVVCGVANIRGATIPILDLAMATGSGALKDKNSPFVIITEYNTKTQGFLVRSVERIVNMNWEEIHPPPKGTGRDHYLTAVTRVDNQLVEIIDVEKVLAEVAPTPEAISVGVVDVETQSKALSLRVLTVDDSSVARKQVTRCLQTVGVEVVALNDGKQALDYLRKLVDEGKKPEEEFLMMISDIEMPEMDGYTLTAEIRSDPRMQKLHIILHTSLSGVFNQAMVKKVGADDFLAKFRPDDLASRVVDRIKAADIS, encoded by the coding sequence ATGGCTGGTGTAATGGATTCGGTGAACCAGCGCACGCAACTGGTGGGGCAGAATCGCCTGGAGCTGTTGTTGTTCCGTCTCGACGGCCAGCAACTCTACGGGATCAACGTGTTCAAGGTTCGGGAAGTGCTGCAGTGCCCGCAACTGACGCTGATGCCCAAGTCCAGTCCTGTCGTGTGCGGGGTGGCGAATATCCGGGGGGCGACCATTCCGATCCTTGATCTGGCAATGGCAACCGGCTCCGGGGCGTTGAAAGACAAGAACAGTCCGTTCGTGATCATCACGGAATACAACACCAAGACCCAGGGTTTCCTGGTGCGCTCGGTGGAACGTATCGTCAACATGAACTGGGAAGAGATCCATCCGCCACCCAAGGGGACCGGTCGTGATCATTACCTGACCGCTGTGACTCGGGTGGACAATCAGTTAGTCGAAATCATCGACGTCGAGAAGGTGCTGGCGGAAGTCGCACCGACACCGGAAGCGATTTCGGTCGGCGTGGTGGATGTCGAGACCCAGAGCAAGGCGCTGTCTCTGCGGGTGCTGACGGTCGATGACTCGTCGGTGGCGCGCAAGCAGGTGACGCGTTGCCTGCAGACGGTAGGCGTTGAAGTGGTGGCGCTGAACGACGGCAAGCAGGCGCTGGATTACCTGCGCAAGCTGGTCGATGAGGGCAAGAAGCCGGAAGAAGAGTTCCTGATGATGATCTCCGACATCGAAATGCCGGAGATGGACGGGTACACCCTGACGGCCGAAATCCGCAGCGACCCTCGCATGCAAAAGCTTCATATCATCCTGCATACTTCGTTGTCGGGTGTGTTCAACCAGGCGATGGTCAAGAAGGTCGGTGCCGATGACTTCCTGGCCAAATTCCGTCCTGATGACCTGGCATCCCGGGTAGTCGACCGGATCAAAGCAGCAGATATCAGCTAG
- the flgA gene encoding flagellar basal body P-ring formation chaperone FlgA, with protein MNIQTTFFRRLTSPLRRGLCAVSAACLFFAGSPAIADAVTLPDMLIGVTQGFLEFTVEDYLATSQTEGRYEIEVKQLDPRMHMPMCDKELTASLESPARPLGRVTVKVRCEGASPWTVFVPAQVRLFRPVVTTTRPLKRAGIIEPQDVTLREHDVSLINQGFLTSVDEAIGQKLTRPTVADQVITLVHLEQAEVVRKGDQVVITARSGTLSVRMPGEALSNGGLKEQIRVKNLNSQRVIKAQVMAPGQVEVAM; from the coding sequence ATGAACATTCAAACGACATTTTTCCGACGCCTGACATCCCCCCTTCGCAGAGGACTTTGCGCGGTGTCTGCCGCTTGCCTGTTTTTCGCGGGCAGCCCTGCCATTGCTGATGCGGTTACCTTGCCTGACATGCTTATCGGCGTCACTCAGGGCTTTCTTGAATTCACCGTAGAAGACTATCTGGCTACCAGTCAAACGGAAGGGCGTTATGAAATCGAGGTCAAGCAGCTCGATCCGCGCATGCACATGCCTATGTGCGACAAGGAATTGACAGCGTCGCTGGAGAGCCCGGCACGTCCTTTGGGGCGCGTAACCGTCAAGGTTCGCTGCGAAGGCGCCTCCCCCTGGACCGTGTTCGTACCCGCTCAAGTCCGCCTGTTTCGCCCGGTCGTGACCACCACTCGCCCGCTCAAGCGCGCCGGGATCATCGAGCCCCAGGACGTGACCCTGCGCGAGCATGATGTGAGCCTGATCAACCAGGGCTTCCTGACGTCGGTGGATGAGGCGATCGGGCAAAAATTAACCCGACCAACGGTCGCCGACCAAGTGATTACCCTGGTGCATCTGGAACAGGCGGAAGTCGTTCGCAAAGGCGATCAAGTGGTGATTACCGCCCGCAGCGGCACGCTCTCCGTGCGCATGCCGGGCGAGGCCCTGTCCAACGGTGGCCTGAAAGAACAGATTCGAGTGAAAAACCTCAATTCCCAACGGGTCATCAAGGCGCAGGTCATGGCGCCGGGCCAGGTGGAAGTGGCAATGTGA
- the flgM gene encoding flagellar biosynthesis anti-sigma factor FlgM produces the protein MVIDFSRLNSSSSLTGSTRTSTPKETAETGTSATLNTPAEQASTAKSGESVHLSNEAQQLQKVTDKLRDQPAVDKARVAELKAAIADGSYKVDSNRVASKLLNFEAQR, from the coding sequence ATGGTCATCGATTTCAGCCGTTTGAACAGCTCCTCGTCACTTACGGGCAGTACACGTACCAGCACGCCTAAGGAAACCGCCGAAACCGGTACTTCCGCGACGCTGAATACCCCGGCCGAACAGGCCAGTACCGCAAAAAGCGGGGAATCGGTACACCTCAGCAATGAGGCTCAACAGTTGCAGAAGGTCACTGACAAGCTGCGCGATCAGCCTGCCGTCGACAAAGCCCGCGTGGCCGAGTTGAAAGCAGCGATTGCCGATGGCAGCTATAAAGTCGACAGCAACCGTGTAGCCAGCAAACTGCTCAACTTCGAAGCCCAGCGCTAG
- a CDS encoding flagella synthesis protein FlgN gives MHDTTLLQLITDDFAPAQQLLELLQSESLALHGRDMPLLEEILARKQALIILLEQHGRKRSEILASLNLSLDRQGLEQLASQSSIGEQLLTQSDVLTDLIAQCQATNAKNGQSIVIQQAATANQLKILTGGEPPALYDASGTFSKLQKPRALSQA, from the coding sequence ATGCACGACACTACTTTATTGCAACTGATCACCGACGACTTTGCTCCAGCTCAACAATTGCTGGAGTTACTGCAATCCGAGTCCCTCGCCTTGCACGGTCGCGACATGCCGCTGCTGGAAGAAATTCTGGCGCGCAAACAGGCATTGATCATTCTGCTTGAGCAGCATGGCCGCAAACGCAGCGAAATCCTCGCCAGCCTCAATCTGTCGCTCGACCGTCAAGGCTTGGAACAACTGGCCAGCCAGTCGAGCATCGGCGAGCAGTTGCTGACCCAGAGCGACGTTCTGACCGACCTGATCGCCCAGTGCCAGGCGACCAATGCCAAAAATGGCCAGTCGATCGTGATTCAGCAGGCCGCCACGGCCAATCAGCTGAAAATCCTCACCGGCGGCGAGCCACCTGCGCTCTATGACGCCAGTGGCACCTTCTCCAAACTGCAGAAACCCCGCGCGCTCAGTCAGGCGTGA
- a CDS encoding flagellar brake protein, with product MSNVLSADDSPQPPKVLTTPLEISSNLRQLQESHDPLIITFHERSQRFQSYLIKVDRDTATIALDEMIPRDGERFLLAGEPFKVEGFHEGVRIAWECNGTLDIKESDGDRFYIGEMPTEVVYHQRRNAFRAALKLTDLVSVELGGEKLKSPIGGKLLDISATGCKLRFEGDITDRLQLGQVYDRLIAPPLFGNQPTSVELRYLHFEEKLNITFAGLRFHNISGPAARNVERFVYQLQREARRFDKDDL from the coding sequence GTGTCCAACGTCCTCAGCGCGGATGATTCTCCGCAGCCACCAAAGGTGCTCACCACGCCTCTGGAAATCTCCAGCAACCTGCGCCAGCTGCAAGAGAGCCACGATCCGCTGATCATCACCTTTCACGAACGCAGCCAGCGCTTCCAGAGCTACCTGATCAAGGTTGACCGGGATACCGCCACGATTGCCCTGGATGAAATGATCCCGCGCGATGGCGAACGCTTCCTGCTGGCGGGCGAGCCGTTCAAGGTCGAAGGTTTCCATGAAGGCGTACGCATTGCCTGGGAATGCAACGGCACGCTGGATATCAAGGAATCCGACGGTGACCGCTTTTACATTGGCGAGATGCCCACCGAAGTGGTCTATCACCAGCGCCGCAACGCCTTTCGCGCGGCACTGAAGCTGACCGATCTGGTCAGCGTCGAACTGGGTGGCGAAAAGCTCAAGTCGCCGATCGGTGGCAAGTTGCTGGATATTTCCGCCACCGGCTGCAAGCTGCGTTTTGAAGGTGATATCACCGACCGCCTGCAACTGGGCCAGGTCTACGATCGCCTGATCGCCCCGCCGCTGTTCGGCAATCAGCCAACATCGGTCGAGCTGCGCTACCTGCACTTCGAAGAAAAACTCAACATCACCTTCGCCGGCCTGCGTTTTCACAACATCAGCGGCCCGGCGGCGCGTAACGTCGAGCGTTTCGTCTATCAGCTGCAACGTGAAGCACGGCGTTTCGACAAAGACGATCTCTGA